A single window of Bradyrhizobium daqingense DNA harbors:
- a CDS encoding acetamidase/formamidase family protein: protein MKHFTLPVSPKTVHWGYFSKQVTPALTLRSGDRATIETLTHHANDDYERMIQGDPGAESVFHWTREHKAVARRGSGPVDGPFIRGAGEGIGVHLLTGPVAIEGAEPGDILEVRILDVRPRPSCSACHAGRCFGSNVAANWGFHYHDLIAEPKPREVVTIFELDTSGEPYAKAVYNYVWTPQTDPDGIVHSTIDYPGVRVDHATITKRENILSRVKVPARLHFGTMGLAPSEADFVSSIPPSYTGGNIDDWRIGKGARMFYPVAVPGAYFSVGDPHAAQGDSELGGTAIETSLTGDFEFILHKKADLAGTSLDGLDHPMLETDHTWSFYGFTYPNYLATLGTDAQTEIANHSSLDRAMRDAFRKVRRFLMTVHRLSEDEAISLMSVGADFGVTQVVDANWGVHGTIRKNIFRCD from the coding sequence ATGAAGCATTTCACGCTGCCGGTTTCGCCGAAAACCGTCCACTGGGGCTATTTCTCCAAGCAGGTCACGCCGGCGCTGACGCTGCGCTCCGGGGATCGCGCCACCATCGAGACGCTGACCCATCACGCCAACGACGATTACGAGCGCATGATCCAGGGCGATCCCGGCGCCGAGAGCGTGTTTCACTGGACCCGCGAGCACAAGGCGGTGGCACGCCGCGGCTCGGGCCCCGTCGACGGCCCTTTCATCCGCGGTGCAGGCGAGGGGATCGGCGTGCATCTGCTCACCGGCCCCGTCGCGATCGAAGGCGCCGAACCCGGCGATATCCTCGAAGTGCGTATCCTCGACGTCCGGCCGCGGCCGAGTTGCAGCGCCTGCCATGCCGGCCGCTGCTTCGGCTCCAACGTCGCGGCGAACTGGGGCTTTCACTATCACGATCTGATCGCGGAGCCGAAGCCCCGGGAGGTCGTCACCATCTTCGAGCTGGACACCTCTGGTGAGCCCTACGCAAAGGCGGTCTACAACTACGTCTGGACGCCGCAGACCGATCCCGACGGCATCGTACATTCGACCATCGACTATCCCGGCGTGCGCGTCGACCACGCGACCATCACCAAGCGCGAGAACATCTTGTCCCGTGTGAAAGTGCCGGCGCGCCTGCATTTCGGCACGATGGGGCTTGCTCCCTCGGAAGCCGATTTCGTCAGCTCGATCCCACCGAGCTATACCGGCGGCAATATCGATGACTGGCGCATCGGCAAGGGCGCGCGGATGTTCTATCCGGTTGCGGTGCCCGGCGCCTATTTCTCGGTCGGCGATCCCCATGCAGCCCAGGGCGACAGTGAGCTCGGCGGCACCGCGATCGAGACCTCGCTGACCGGCGATTTCGAATTCATCCTGCACAAGAAGGCGGACCTTGCCGGCACCAGCCTCGACGGCCTCGATCATCCCATGCTCGAGACCGACCATACCTGGTCGTTCTACGGCTTCACCTATCCGAACTATCTCGCGACCCTCGGCACTGATGCGCAAACGGAGATTGCCAATCACAGTAGTCTCGACCGTGCGATGCGCGATGCGTTCCGCAAAGTTCGGCGTTTCCTGATGACCGTGCATCGTCTCAGCGAGGACGAGGCGATCTCGTTGATGTCGGTCGGCGCCGATTTCGGCGTCACGCAGGTCGTTGATGCCAATTGGGGCGTCCACGGCACGATCCGCAAGAACATCTTCCGGTGCGACTAA